In Paralichthys olivaceus isolate ysfri-2021 chromosome 1, ASM2471397v2, whole genome shotgun sequence, the following are encoded in one genomic region:
- the LOC109636808 gene encoding chromodomain Y-like protein 2 isoform X1: MASGDLYEVERIVDKRRNKKGKWEYLIRWKGYGSKEDTWEPEHHLLHCEEFIDQFNSLRLHSHKRPKAPKSRGEPLITSHPSATENRARSDARKKKRTGGPAVGVGVGPVLGIGSGGSGPSLKQRKMSVGPGKHTLGDKAMTYKAPLPRGAHFVPPGRVPHNGLQNGDLEPLVYRTAARSHRLPTDKVDGEQGDTDTTGQQYTTELGCPLANGKMHLHSSVKRKLVDEKGYVFDKRLRYNVRQNESNCRFRDIVVRKEEGFTHVLLSSQTTDNNALTPEIMKELCRALGNAAADDSKLLLLSSVGTVFCSGLELSYLIGRLSTDRRKESSRIADAVRDFVLAFIHFKKPIVVAINGPALGLGASILPLCDVVWASERAWFQTPCAALHLTPSGCSSYTFPQILGVALANEMLFCGRKLTAQEACSRGLVSQVFWPTTFNQEVMLRVKEMASCNAVVLEESKCLMRSILMSLLEEVNEKECQMLKQLWCSTKGLEALFSYLQNKAYEK, from the exons ATGGCTTCGGGAGACCTTTACGAG GTGGAGCGGATCGTGGACAAGAGGCGGAACAAGAAGGGTAAGTGGGAGTACCTGATCAGGTGGAAAGGTTATGGAAGTAAGGAGGACACATGGGAGCCCGAGCACCACTTACTGCACTGCGAGGAATTCATTGACCAGTTCAACAGCTTGAGACTGCATTCACACAAACGGCCCAAAGCTCCAAAAAGTCGTGGAGAGCCCCTCATCACCAGCCACCCATCTGCTACAGAAAACAGAGCTCGGTCAGATGCtcgaaaaaagaaaaggactgGTGGCCCAGCTGTGGGGGTCGGAGTAGGACCTGTTCTCGGGATCGGAAGTGGAGGGTCAGGGCCTTCTCTGAAGCAAAGGAAGATGAGTGTAGGACCTGGGAAACATACTTTAGGTGACAAAGCCATGACCTACAAGGCTCCTCTACCAAGGGGGGCTCACTTTGTTCCCCCAGGGAGGGTTCCTCATAATGGACTCCAGAATGGAGACTTGGAGCCTCTCGTGTACAGGACAGCAGCAAGGTCACATAGACTGCCCACAGACAAAGTGGATGGAGAACAAGGAGACACAGATACTACTGGACAGCAGTACACCACTGAACTAG GCTGCCCTCTTGCCAACGGAAAGATGCATCTGCACAGCTCAGTAAAGCGGAAGCTGGTTGACGAGAAAGGCTACGTGTTTGACAAGCGGCTCAGGTACAACGTGCGACAGAACGAGAGCAACTGTCGCTTCCGAGACATCGTGGTCAGGAAGGAGGAGGGCTTCACGCATGTCCTGCTCTCCAGCCAAACGACGGACAACAACGCCCTGACGCCAGAG ATCATGAAGGAATTGTGTCGAGCTCTGGGTAATGCAGCCGCAGACGACAGTAAACTATTACTGCTCAGCTCCGTGGGAACAGTTTTCTGCAGTGGTCTGGAGCTGTCCTACCTGATAGGGCGTCTGTCCACTGACCGCAGGAAAGAGAGCAGCCGTATCGCAGATGCTGTGCG GGACTTTGTGTTGGCATTCATCCATTTCAAGAAGCCCATTGTGGTGGCAATAAACGGGCCGGCTCTCGGCTTAGGAGCTTCCATCCTGCCACTGTGTGATGTGGTGTGGGCCAGTGAGAGGGCCTGGTTCCAAACTCCATGTGCAGCGCTCCATCTCACCCCCTCTGGATGCTCCTCTTACACCTTCCCCCAGATCCTGGGTGTAGCCTTG GCCAACGAGATGCTGTTCTGTGGAAGAAAACTCACCGCACAAGAAGCGTGCAGTCGAGGTCTCGTGTCACAGGTCTTTTGGCCAACAACATTTAACCAAGAGGTGATGCTGCGTGTGAAGGAAATGGCGTCATGCAATGCAGTG GTTTTAGAAGAGTCCAAATGCCTGATGAGGAGTATCCTCATGTCGCTCCTGGAGGAAGTGAATGAGAAAGAGTGTCAGATGCTGAAGCAGCTGTGGTGTTCAACCAAAGGACTCGAGGCCCTCTTCAGCTATCTGCAGAACAAGGCGTATGAGAAGTAA
- the LOC109636808 gene encoding chromodomain Y-like protein 2 isoform X2, with product MSVGPGKHTLGDKAMTYKAPLPRGAHFVPPGRVPHNGLQNGDLEPLVYRTAARSHRLPTDKVDGEQGDTDTTGQQYTTELGCPLANGKMHLHSSVKRKLVDEKGYVFDKRLRYNVRQNESNCRFRDIVVRKEEGFTHVLLSSQTTDNNALTPEIMKELCRALGNAAADDSKLLLLSSVGTVFCSGLELSYLIGRLSTDRRKESSRIADAVRDFVLAFIHFKKPIVVAINGPALGLGASILPLCDVVWASERAWFQTPCAALHLTPSGCSSYTFPQILGVALANEMLFCGRKLTAQEACSRGLVSQVFWPTTFNQEVMLRVKEMASCNAVVLEESKCLMRSILMSLLEEVNEKECQMLKQLWCSTKGLEALFSYLQNKAYEK from the exons ATGAGTGTAGGACCTGGGAAACATACTTTAGGTGACAAAGCCATGACCTACAAGGCTCCTCTACCAAGGGGGGCTCACTTTGTTCCCCCAGGGAGGGTTCCTCATAATGGACTCCAGAATGGAGACTTGGAGCCTCTCGTGTACAGGACAGCAGCAAGGTCACATAGACTGCCCACAGACAAAGTGGATGGAGAACAAGGAGACACAGATACTACTGGACAGCAGTACACCACTGAACTAG GCTGCCCTCTTGCCAACGGAAAGATGCATCTGCACAGCTCAGTAAAGCGGAAGCTGGTTGACGAGAAAGGCTACGTGTTTGACAAGCGGCTCAGGTACAACGTGCGACAGAACGAGAGCAACTGTCGCTTCCGAGACATCGTGGTCAGGAAGGAGGAGGGCTTCACGCATGTCCTGCTCTCCAGCCAAACGACGGACAACAACGCCCTGACGCCAGAG ATCATGAAGGAATTGTGTCGAGCTCTGGGTAATGCAGCCGCAGACGACAGTAAACTATTACTGCTCAGCTCCGTGGGAACAGTTTTCTGCAGTGGTCTGGAGCTGTCCTACCTGATAGGGCGTCTGTCCACTGACCGCAGGAAAGAGAGCAGCCGTATCGCAGATGCTGTGCG GGACTTTGTGTTGGCATTCATCCATTTCAAGAAGCCCATTGTGGTGGCAATAAACGGGCCGGCTCTCGGCTTAGGAGCTTCCATCCTGCCACTGTGTGATGTGGTGTGGGCCAGTGAGAGGGCCTGGTTCCAAACTCCATGTGCAGCGCTCCATCTCACCCCCTCTGGATGCTCCTCTTACACCTTCCCCCAGATCCTGGGTGTAGCCTTG GCCAACGAGATGCTGTTCTGTGGAAGAAAACTCACCGCACAAGAAGCGTGCAGTCGAGGTCTCGTGTCACAGGTCTTTTGGCCAACAACATTTAACCAAGAGGTGATGCTGCGTGTGAAGGAAATGGCGTCATGCAATGCAGTG GTTTTAGAAGAGTCCAAATGCCTGATGAGGAGTATCCTCATGTCGCTCCTGGAGGAAGTGAATGAGAAAGAGTGTCAGATGCTGAAGCAGCTGTGGTGTTCAACCAAAGGACTCGAGGCCCTCTTCAGCTATCTGCAGAACAAGGCGTATGAGAAGTAA